CCCCATGATAATGAAAACCTTGACCTGAGTGTGGCAGATGTGGATGAAATCAGACCTGGGACAGTCAGAACGATATCTTGACCAGCATGCAAAGGCAAAATGATATTGCACTGATGATATTGCACTTTCTTGAACAATCCACCAGGGGGCAGCCAAGAGACATAGTGCGCAGCTGCCAACATCTTCCTCAATTCTCATGACCAAGGATATCAAAGAGCCAAGCAGTTactcaaacagcattttggaaacGAACATAAAATTGCCTCTGTTTACATGGATAAGGTTTTAAACTGGAGGGTGTTAAAGCATTACAGGCATTTTCACTTTGCTGCAATGTAACTGCAATGTAACTTACAAGTCACGGTCCTGTTATCGAGCTTTTTCTGAATTGGTGCAACAGTGCATTCCTGCAACTTAATGTGACCAAAACAAAAGATATGTGTATTGATTTCAGGCGTCAACCCCATCTCCACCAGAGCACCAGGAGGTCAAAACTGTTGCCAATTACAAATATCTCGGCACCATGATAGACAACAAGCTGACCTTTGAATATAAcactgagatgtttttttttttttttttactgtaactgATAGGCCTATGCTAGACCATAATATTGGTCATAATTTGAATGTATAAATATGCAAATCCAATGCAATTGAGTCATTATTATTTAGAATGTAATTGCAGAAAACCTTAATGAAACAGGGGGAAAATAATTATCAGGAGCAaacaaagtctacagaaaactgcAATCATGGCATCTTGATGGCTTCCCAcatagtgttttgtttttgtgttgttcttGTAAGCAActtttatgtacattttgtcctccatgctgccctcttggccaggtctctcttgcaAAAGAGATGTTTAATCTCAGTGAGatttacctggttaaataaaagttaaatgaataaaataaataacatgaaaGTAGCAAAAAATCCTATTTACCATTTTTGGGGTCGTTCACGTGCGCTCAAGTAGCGGATATTTCCgcagcacttgaaggcaacaTAGGCTGCACATGAAGGCAACATAGGCAACATGACAGCTCTGTCATCCCGTAACCATGACGACAAACAGAAAAACCAAATTAActataaacaaaactaaaacaagATTGCAAGACAAGACTGCGGACACGTGGAAAAAGAGGTAAGCTAAATGATTTTTTGTATAAACGCTGGGTGTCATTTCGGCTCGTAATTCTAACTGACAGAAAATGATAATATAATGTTGAAAgtaattaagcaatatcacacgagagggagtgctgttgtactgtatatcagccgTGTGATATTgacctcgagtgtgatattgcttttatacaacagttgtataaacaaagctattcattaagtaatggtaatttgagacaacagataatttgtgtctgttatttgtctccgccaacaaaaacagttccctcaggattccactaccaagtgttgccaagcaacaggtaaactgtttcccgactgtaagctagctagctacttttaggttagcacagacgatttcagcttactttcttcacaatcttccgcctcggccgaccgttcataattaaggtcaaatgtaaCGTGTGATTGACAGCTATGCATGTATCATACAGTCACAGAGAAAAGAGTCAAGCTGGCGTCCTCAAGCTCAGATGACTGTGGGTGGCAGCACCCCACGAAGATGAACAGCGGCAGTAGCGGTGACAGTGGCCAGACGGGGAACGATGGCCAGGAGGCCAACATTAACCTCCGAGCCCAAATGCTACAGCTTCTCTCCACCAGGCTTAGCAACTACTCCATCAAGGTAGGTAGACCAAAATGTAGAGCTAGCATGTACAAGCCATGTAAAGCTGTCATATACTACAGTATTAATGCTGTATAATATTATGTTGTAAATAAGAGCTGGGCCTCTTGTGATCATAGGAGAAATTAACTGAGCGTGGGAGAGCTGCAGTTTGCAGTTCTACCTTTAAGCAAGACAATTAAACCTTTCACAAACCTTCAAGGCGCATGGCAGACCCAGCGCTCCTCTGAAATGTGTATGGTGTCTGAGGGATAGTCTGTGAAGGATTAGTCGTATAGCAGAACACATAGCTAACACATCCTTCTCACATCTAACACATTCTTCTCAAATTGCTTTGATGTATTTTCAAGGTTATCCAGAACCAACTAGACCTCATGCGCAAGAGCTCCTTTTACCTGGAAATACAGCACCATGATTTGCCCCCACCTGCAGACCGACAGCAGGTCCAGCAGCCTTTGTGTATGTCCAACGAGACATTGTTGGCTCTCATTGACCACCGGAGGCTGAACCGTATGCTGAAGTGTGCCAGCGACCATGTGAAGCTCCGGATCACCCTACTGGATGAGCTCTACATACAGATTATCAAGGACTGTGAGGAGCTGGGGGCCTTCATCAACCAACGCGACCCAGGTCTGGTGGATGGCAACACCCAGCGCGCCATGCAGGACAAGCTCCTGCAAGTTCATGAGGCCCTGAATGAGTTTGACAACAGGCTGAAACCCGGCCCGCTGTATATGAAGCACAAGCTCATCCCCCACACAGGTAACATCCCACCGCCAGAGATCAGCCTGTCACTGGCCATCAAGAAGCCAGTGATGTTTGACAGGTTCAAGTCGTACACAACATCCAGCAGCGCGGAGCTGCACTGGGCAATCGCCAGTCAGGAGCCTCAGGGCGAGGCCACGGAGTTCGAGATCCACTTCAAGATCCTCCGCCCAACCACTGCTGATCAGGGCGAGTTTGGGACAGTGACCTGCAGTTCCTACAGCACACAGATCGCCAACTTGATCCCGGGCAGGTCCTACCAGTTCTCTGTCAAGAGAGTAGATGACTACACCTTGGTCTATGCAATGTGGATCGAGACCATGATCCTGGACACCAA
This DNA window, taken from Centroberyx gerrardi isolate f3 chromosome 5, fCenGer3.hap1.cur.20231027, whole genome shotgun sequence, encodes the following:
- the LOC139914471 gene encoding fibronectin type III domain-containing protein 11-like, which produces MNSGSSGDSGQTGNDGQEANINLRAQMLQLLSTRLSNYSIKVIQNQLDLMRKSSFYLEIQHHDLPPPADRQQVQQPLCMSNETLLALIDHRRLNRMLKCASDHVKLRITLLDELYIQIIKDCEELGAFINQRDPGLVDGNTQRAMQDKLLQVHEALNEFDNRLKPGPLYMKHKLIPHTGNIPPPEISLSLAIKKPVMFDRFKSYTTSSSAELHWAIASQEPQGEATEFEIHFKILRPTTADQGEFGTVTCSSYSTQIANLIPGRSYQFSVKRVDDYTLVYAMWIETMILDTKAVSTGSEHGCKKRMLPW